Genomic segment of Streptomyces sp. SAI-127:
TCACCGTGCTCTGCACACGTGTGCGGTAAGTGCCCCGCGGGCCCAGGGCGTCGAGGTGCAGCGGCTCGGTGGTCGGTACGGGGGCCATCAGTAGACCCCCTCGATGACCGTCTCACCCTCGACCGCAGGAACCGGCGCGACGTCGGCGACGGCGTCCCCGGCGTGGCCGTCAGCCGCGCGGACCCGCAACGCGGTGTCCCGTTCTCTGTTGTTGGGGATCAGCATGGACTTGCTGACGTGGCTCACCACCACCTGCCCCCGCTCGCCCTCCGCCACCTGTTGCCCGGTGTCGGGATCCACGATGCTCAGGAAGACGTACGGCGAGACGGGGTCGAACACACACGGCTCCGACGCCGTGAGACCGACCCGCTCCAAAAGCGCGGTGAGCATCATGGTGTTGCCGTACATGCCAATCAGTGGCACGTCGGGAAACACCTCGGTCCGCAACAGGTCCCGGGTGTCGGGATCCATGTGGGTGCCGCCCCAGATGATTGCCTGGGCTTTGCCGTTGATGACCTCCACGAGGTCGCTGTCCCGGGCGAAGCGCTCCAGCATCGGGGTGGTGGCGGCTATGACACCGATGTCCTGGCCGAGCAGGATGCGCCGGCACTGGTCCACGAGATGGTCGGTGTAGGCGTCGACCTCGTCGCGACGGCCCGCGGCGACGAGCTTCTTGACCCAGCGGGGATCCATGTCGACCCCCAGCCCGGGGCTGCCGAGACCTGCCGCGGCACGTTGCAGCACATCGCCGACGAGGTGCGGGCCGGTCGGCGCCACGGTCAGCCACAGCGCGCCGACCGGCAGTGCGTGGTCCCGGAGCCGGCGGGTCACCTGCTCGCTGCCGTGCCGCGCCCAGTCGTCCATCTGCACGACCCGCTTGGGTGCCCCGGTCGTGCCGCCGCTCTCGAACACGTGCAGCGGTCGGGCCTGCGGACCGTAGCCGCGGGGGACGAGATCGGACACCTGCACATCGCGCAGCTCGTCCGTCAGATCGGGAAAGAGCGCCAGATCCGCCACGCCCTTGACGTCGTGGCGGGGGTCGAAACCGAGCCGGTCGACCCGTTCCAGCCAGTACTGGGACCCCGTCTCGGGAGTGAAGTGCCACTGCATGGCCGCCCTGACGTAGTCGTCGGGGTCCACCCCGTCGAAGGGTCCGGCGTCCAGAACGGTGAATGAGCCAATCGGCATGGAATGCCTTTCTCGAAGTCGTTGAGGGCGGACGCGTGAGAGCGGCGCGTCCCGGGCGGTCCCGCGGGCCCGACCCGCTCCCGCAGAGGAGACCGAGGGGTGCAGGCGTATGTGACAGCCCCGCGGAAAGGCGGCAGCGCCCCTGGCACGCAGCACACGTCACAACGGCCCGTGTCTCCCGGTCTGATATCTGGGCCAAAGCCGACCGGCGGTGCGCCGAAGGCGAGGGAGAGGGACATGCGACAGGGACTGCGGATCGTGCGCGTCGACCAGGACGACGAGCCCCGTGTGGCCGCTCTGCACCGCCGGTGCTCCGCCGCCGCCCGGTGGCATCGCTACCACCGGGCCATGGGCGACCCCGACACCTACCTGGGGCCGCTGCTGTCCCGACCCCACTCGGTGCACCTGGCGGTGCAGGACTCGCGGGAGCGGCTCGTCGCGATAGGGCATCTGCTGTCGGACGGCGGTGACGCCGAGGCAACGCTGCTGGTGGAGGACACCTGGCAGAACAAAGGGCTGGGCACCCGGCTCCTGGAAGAACTCGGCTGGTTCGCCGTCGTGTTGGGCGTACCTGATGTCTACGGGGTCATCCACCCCGACGACGCCCGCATGGCGGCCGTGCTGCAACGCACCGGCGTTCCGCTGCGCATGGTCCTGGAGACGGGCAGTGCGACGACGGTCCGGGCCCGGACGCAGGACATTGGCCTCGCCCTCGCCTGCTCGCCAACGCGACGTGGGTGGTGGCAACGCGGTGCTGGAAAGCACCTTGTGTGGGGGTCGTCGGCACGTCCGTGGGCCCCTTGGGCTGGAGTTCAGCGGGTTCTCCGGCGCTCCTTCGAGGAAGCGTCGCCTACTTGCTGAACCCGCACAGTGCAATACGTGTGACAACATTGAACGAGATAGTGTTTCGGCTGTCGCTCGACGGCGGGTGTTTCTCCCCGCGGTTCGATGTGGGCGGCTACGAGCGAGGGGATTGCCATGGCCGAGCTGTTCTATGACACCGACGCCGACCTGTCCATCATCCAGGGCCGCAAGGTCGCGGTCATCGGTTACGGGAGCCAGGGTCATGCCCACGCGCTGTCGCTGCGTGACTCGGGTGTGGACGTGCGCGTGGGGCTGCACGAGGGTTCCAAGTCCCGGGCGAAGGCCGAGGAGCAGGGCCTGCGTGTGGTGACGGTGAGGGAAGCCGCCGCCGAGGCCGACGTCATCATGATCCTCGTCCCAGACCCGCTCCAGGGCGACATCTACGAGCAGCACATCGCCCCGAACCTGAAGGACGGCGACGCGCTGTTTTTCGGGCATGGTTTCAACATCCGCTTCGGCTTCATCAAGCCCCCGGCGAACGTGGACGTGTGCATGGTCGCCCCCAAGGGCCCGGGCCACCTGGTGCGTCGCCAGTACGAGGAGGGCCGCGGCGTTCCGTGTCTGGTGGCGGTCGAGCAGGACGCCACAGGAAACGCCTTCCCGCTGGCCCTGTCGTACGCCAAGGGCATCGGTGGCACCCGTGCGGGCGTCATCAGGACGACCTTCACCGAGGAGACCGAGACCGACCTGTTCGGTGAGCAGGCCGTGCTCGCCGGTGGAGTGTCAGCCCTGGTCAAGGCGGGCTTCGAGACGCTGACCGAGGCGGGCTACCAGCCGGAGATCGCCTACTTCGAGTGCCTGCACGAACTCAAGCTCATCGTCGACCTCATGTACGAGGGCGGCCTGGAGAAGATGCGCTGGTCGATCTCCGAGACCGCCGAGTGGGGCGACTACGTCACCGGCCCGCGCATCATCACCGACGCCACCAAGGCCGAAATGAAGAAGGTCCTCGCCGAGATCCAGGACGGCGCCTTCGCCGAGAACTGGATGGCCGAGTACCACGGAGGTCTGAAGAAGTACGCCGAGTACAAGCGGCAGGACTCCGAGCACCTGCTGGAGACCACTGGCAAGCAGCTGCGCAAGCTGATGAGTTGGGTCAACGACGAGGAGCGCTCGTGATTGCGTGGGCCGGCACGGAAGGGAACCGGTGACGGTCTCATGACGACACTGAATGTCACCCTGCTCGGCGGGCTCCGCGAGATAGCCGCCGTACCACTGCCCGCGGCGGAAGCCGCGCACGGCACACGGTCGCTGCGCCGCTTCGTCCTGGAACTCCACGTGCCGCACGAACGGCAGCCGGCACTGGATGCCGAACTGCAGG
This window contains:
- a CDS encoding phenazine antibiotic biosynthesis protein; translation: MPIGSFTVLDAGPFDGVDPDDYVRAAMQWHFTPETGSQYWLERVDRLGFDPRHDVKGVADLALFPDLTDELRDVQVSDLVPRGYGPQARPLHVFESGGTTGAPKRVVQMDDWARHGSEQVTRRLRDHALPVGALWLTVAPTGPHLVGDVLQRAAAGLGSPGLGVDMDPRWVKKLVAAGRRDEVDAYTDHLVDQCRRILLGQDIGVIAATTPMLERFARDSDLVEVINGKAQAIIWGGTHMDPDTRDLLRTEVFPDVPLIGMYGNTMMLTALLERVGLTASEPCVFDPVSPYVFLSIVDPDTGQQVAEGERGQVVVSHVSKSMLIPNNRERDTALRVRAADGHAGDAVADVAPVPAVEGETVIEGVY
- a CDS encoding N-acetyltransferase; this encodes MRQGLRIVRVDQDDEPRVAALHRRCSAAARWHRYHRAMGDPDTYLGPLLSRPHSVHLAVQDSRERLVAIGHLLSDGGDAEATLLVEDTWQNKGLGTRLLEELGWFAVVLGVPDVYGVIHPDDARMAAVLQRTGVPLRMVLETGSATTVRARTQDIGLALACSPTRRGWWQRGAGKHLVWGSSARPWAPWAGVQRVLRRSFEEASPTC
- the ilvC gene encoding ketol-acid reductoisomerase, which translates into the protein MAELFYDTDADLSIIQGRKVAVIGYGSQGHAHALSLRDSGVDVRVGLHEGSKSRAKAEEQGLRVVTVREAAAEADVIMILVPDPLQGDIYEQHIAPNLKDGDALFFGHGFNIRFGFIKPPANVDVCMVAPKGPGHLVRRQYEEGRGVPCLVAVEQDATGNAFPLALSYAKGIGGTRAGVIRTTFTEETETDLFGEQAVLAGGVSALVKAGFETLTEAGYQPEIAYFECLHELKLIVDLMYEGGLEKMRWSISETAEWGDYVTGPRIITDATKAEMKKVLAEIQDGAFAENWMAEYHGGLKKYAEYKRQDSEHLLETTGKQLRKLMSWVNDEERS